The following coding sequences are from one Deltaproteobacteria bacterium window:
- a CDS encoding TetR family transcriptional regulator C-terminal domain-containing protein, translated as MKTDTKTRILEEGTKRVYEKGFYATGLQEILAGAGVPKGSFYFYFKSKEDFGLQLIDENARRHLDRVDRYLKDPSKTPLQRLSDYFHDLMSAFEKNGFKGGCPFGNLSLEMGDRNERFRIRLEEVFKALKLKIAACLEEARRQGEVAADLDVQEASDFILSSFQGTLLQMKVSKTTTHQRFFERIVFEKLLKGSVG; from the coding sequence ATGAAAACAGACACCAAAACCAGGATTCTTGAAGAAGGGACCAAACGCGTTTATGAGAAGGGGTTCTATGCCACCGGCCTGCAGGAGATCCTGGCCGGCGCGGGTGTACCCAAGGGCTCGTTCTATTTCTATTTCAAAAGCAAAGAAGACTTCGGTCTCCAACTCATCGATGAGAACGCTCGCCGCCACCTGGATCGGGTGGACCGATATTTGAAGGATCCGAGCAAAACCCCGCTGCAACGCCTGAGCGATTATTTCCATGATCTGATGTCGGCTTTTGAAAAGAACGGTTTCAAGGGCGGGTGTCCTTTCGGAAACCTCTCTTTGGAGATGGGAGACCGGAACGAACGATTCCGGATCCGGCTGGAAGAAGTCTTTAAGGCCCTCAAGCTGAAGATAGCCGCGTGTTTGGAGGAAGCCCGCCGGCAGGGAGAAGTTGCGGCCGACCTGGACGTACAAGAGGCCTCTGATTTCATTCTGAGTAGCTTTCAAGGCACGCTCCTGCAAATGAAGGTCTCCAAAACGACAACCCACCAGAGGTTTTTTGAGCGAATCGTGTTCGAAAAACTGCTCAAGGGCTCAGTCGGATAG
- a CDS encoding molybdopterin-dependent oxidoreductase — protein sequence MEWKKTGCVCCANLCGLEVQVENNRIVKVRGDKDHPRSEGYVCRKGLNIAYHQHHVDRLMYPLKKVGDAFERISWDQAVHEVAEKLSATVKEHGPRSFALMGGFTVACPSQGTFAIHLLRSLGSQYSYNALAQELTGRYWVDGKTFGNQSHQTVPHLDETDMLLAVGWNPMMSHHTPQARRVLTRLSKDPNRLLVVIDPRLSETAKIADIHLPVKPGTDALLYRAMISIILEEGWHNQDYMDRRVSGFEAIRSLFTDFDAKAALGVCELDYARVREVCRFFATRKSCLRSDLGVLMTRHSTLISYLENALLSVCGRIGAEGGNIFPVGLRSGRGNPKSTPDEQEARSWRTVTSHYPAITSIYPPNVMPEEILSGHPDRLRAVVVSGANPLRSYADTTAYEKAFSRLDLLVTVDIAMTETAALSHYVLPALSAYESWDGNPLIGEGFPKVSLQMRPPVVKPEGEQIEAGEIFLRLSDRLGFVPEIPESLNKAADSGDRFRFGMALMEYLRSDPKAARSLPCILSKTLGKTLGSGNLAAFWGLLQNLPPAVQEMAARVGFHPGPGLGEEIFKAVLQHPEGIWVGEVDAATWDHFQALDTQDGRIHLDAPEMKEWIQEIDPVLESKRLREHEEAYPFILSSGRHMDFNANTSLRDPAWNEGKRACTVLMHPEDAERCGFNDGQRVRITTEAGKETIELEVTRSTRPGYIMIPQGFGLVHGGKTYGTNANRLTKNTHRDRIAGTPLHRYIPCKVEAA from the coding sequence ATGGAATGGAAGAAAACGGGCTGTGTGTGTTGCGCCAATCTGTGTGGTCTCGAGGTACAGGTCGAAAATAACCGTATCGTCAAGGTGCGCGGAGACAAGGATCATCCTCGCAGCGAGGGCTACGTCTGCCGCAAAGGATTGAACATTGCCTATCATCAGCACCACGTCGATCGATTGATGTATCCGCTGAAAAAGGTCGGAGACGCATTCGAGCGGATATCCTGGGACCAGGCCGTACATGAGGTAGCTGAGAAACTCTCTGCGACCGTAAAGGAACACGGGCCGCGTTCTTTTGCGCTGATGGGCGGATTTACCGTTGCGTGCCCGTCCCAGGGAACTTTTGCCATTCATCTGCTGCGAAGCCTGGGGTCGCAATACTCCTACAACGCCCTTGCCCAGGAGTTGACCGGGCGGTATTGGGTCGATGGAAAGACGTTCGGCAACCAATCTCATCAAACCGTCCCCCATCTCGATGAAACCGACATGCTCCTGGCCGTGGGGTGGAATCCGATGATGAGCCATCACACGCCTCAGGCACGGCGCGTGCTCACCCGACTGAGTAAAGATCCGAATCGGCTGCTCGTGGTCATCGACCCGCGTCTTTCGGAGACAGCCAAAATCGCGGACATCCATCTGCCCGTCAAACCGGGAACGGACGCATTATTGTACCGGGCCATGATCTCCATCATACTCGAAGAAGGGTGGCACAATCAGGACTACATGGACCGGCGCGTCAGCGGTTTCGAGGCGATCCGTTCCCTGTTTACGGATTTCGATGCGAAAGCGGCCCTAGGTGTTTGTGAACTGGACTATGCGCGAGTGAGAGAGGTCTGCCGCTTCTTTGCGACACGCAAGTCCTGTCTTCGCAGCGACCTTGGCGTTCTTATGACCCGGCATAGTACGCTTATCTCCTATCTGGAAAACGCCTTGTTGTCTGTCTGCGGACGGATCGGGGCTGAAGGCGGAAACATCTTCCCGGTGGGGTTGCGCAGCGGGCGGGGCAACCCCAAGAGCACTCCGGATGAACAGGAGGCACGCTCCTGGCGCACCGTGACTTCGCATTATCCGGCCATCACCAGCATATACCCTCCCAACGTGATGCCCGAGGAGATCCTGTCCGGCCACCCGGACAGACTTCGCGCAGTGGTGGTGAGCGGCGCCAACCCGTTGAGGTCCTATGCGGACACGACCGCCTATGAGAAGGCCTTCAGCCGACTGGATCTGTTAGTGACCGTTGACATCGCCATGACCGAGACGGCCGCGCTTTCTCATTATGTGCTGCCCGCTTTGTCCGCCTATGAATCCTGGGACGGGAATCCCTTGATTGGGGAAGGCTTTCCAAAGGTATCCCTGCAGATGCGTCCCCCCGTAGTGAAACCGGAGGGAGAGCAGATCGAAGCTGGTGAAATCTTTCTTCGATTGTCGGATCGCCTGGGATTTGTTCCGGAAATTCCGGAGTCCTTGAACAAAGCGGCGGATAGCGGCGACCGATTCAGGTTTGGGATGGCCCTGATGGAATACTTGCGGTCCGATCCAAAAGCCGCCAGGAGCCTGCCATGCATTCTTTCCAAAACGCTGGGGAAAACATTGGGTTCCGGAAACCTGGCTGCCTTCTGGGGACTTCTGCAGAATCTGCCGCCCGCCGTTCAGGAGATGGCCGCTCGCGTGGGGTTTCATCCCGGACCCGGCCTTGGGGAAGAAATCTTCAAAGCCGTGCTGCAGCATCCGGAAGGTATCTGGGTGGGCGAAGTCGATGCCGCAACGTGGGATCATTTCCAAGCCCTGGACACCCAGGACGGTCGGATCCATCTGGACGCGCCCGAAATGAAAGAGTGGATTCAGGAGATCGATCCTGTACTCGAGTCGAAAAGGCTCAGAGAACACGAGGAAGCATACCCCTTCATCCTGTCGTCCGGCCGACACATGGACTTCAACGCCAATACGAGTCTGCGGGATCCTGCCTGGAACGAAGGAAAACGGGCATGCACCGTGCTCATGCATCCGGAGGACGCGGAAAGGTGTGGTTTCAATGACGGTCAGAGGGTTCGAATAACGACCGAGGCCGGGAAGGAAACCATCGAACTCGAAGTGACCAGGTCCACGAGGCCGGGCTACATCATGATACCGCAAGGATTCGGCCTGGTGCACGGGGGAAAGACCTACGGGACCAACGCCAACCGACTGACCAAAAACACTCATCGGGACCGTATCGCAGGGACCCCTCTGCACCGTTATATTCCATGCAAGGTCGAGGCGGCCTGA